A region from the Mustela erminea isolate mMusErm1 chromosome 10, mMusErm1.Pri, whole genome shotgun sequence genome encodes:
- the LOC116568208 gene encoding translation initiation factor IF-2-like, with protein sequence MTLGSTGGSQGPALSALQFSPALPPLPPGALRDSVRGAEKPRLFANSRPQPPSRMYVLGPGLRGCARPGPGANLNGASASANTPGRNGTEATSPPTRLPPPGGRGDEGLRAQSRGVGEAAAVAGRPVRPARGLLPGPFPAAESQRARDRVTPHSPRAGAAAATAWPGGSSLSRQPPPEGTGAAPGAAAKPPAPEGVVVAAATEAQSPPSLIGLTGRRSHAVPGGAPLKRAGGARLRRDDGGAAGGDPRRNLQRRRGRSCRRRRWATAPPGPHARLRRRDCGGRPGTSGRERGGARPGVGGGPALAALPSAPGQPPTMPPGRRKPLDLPQTVAGASPTPSPQAVSAFAPFPSLQEVRERFCHSDVHLRPGEISYRYQILHPKPPQN encoded by the exons ATGACACTCGGGAGTACTGGGGGCTCTCAGGGCCCCGCACTTTCCGCACTCCAATTCTCACCagccctcccgcccctcccccccggggctCTGCGGGACTCGGTAAGGGGCGCGGAGAAGCCAAGGCTGTTTGCAAACAGCCGTCCTCAGCCTCCCTCCAGGATGTACGTGCTGGGCCCGGGGTTAAGAGGCTGCGCTCGGCCCGGGCCCGGGGCCAACCTGAACGGTGCCAGTGCCTCCGCCAACACACCGGGCCGCAACGGAACCGAGGCCACG TCGCCCCCCACGCGCCTCCCGCCTCCCGGGGGACGCGGAGACGAAGGGTTGAGGGCCCAGAGCCGCGGGGTTGGGGAGGCGGCCGCAGTAGCAGGACGCCCCGTCCGCCCGGCCCGAGGGCTGCTGCCAGGGCCCTTCCCCGCGGCGGAAAGCCAGCGAGCCCGGGACCGCGTCACGCCACACTCACCTCGAGCAGGGGCCGCCGCCGCCACAGCATGGCCGGGGGGGTCGTCCCTAAGCCGACAGCCTCCTCCGGAGGGCACCGGCGCGGCCCCAGGCGCCGCCGCGAAGCCTCCCGCTCCTGAAGGGGTTGTGGTCGCGGCTGCTACTGAGGCCCAGAGCCCGCCGAGCCTCATCGGGCTCACGGGCCGCCGCAGCCACGCGGTTCCCGGAGGAGCGCCGCTGAAACGGGCCGGGGGCGCAAGGCTGCGGCGGGACGACGGAGGTGCTGCAGGCGGGGATCCTCGGCGAAACCTCCAGCGTCGCCGTGGCCGCTCCTGCCGCCGGCGCCGCTGGGCCACAGCGCCCCCTGGACCCCACGCCCGGCTACGGCGCCGGGACTGCGGCGGCCGCCCGGGCACGAGCGGCAGGGAACGCGGGGGAGCGCGGCCTGGGGTTGGCGGGGGCCCGGCGCTCGCTGCGCTGCCCTCGGCCCCCGGCCAGCCTCCGACAATGCCTCCCGGGAGGCGGAAGCCCCTCGATCTCCCACAGACGGTGGCGGgtgccagccccacccccagccctcaggCCGTGAGCGCCTTTgcaccttttccttctctccaggagGTACGTGAACGTTTCTGTCACTCGGACGTTCACCTGAGACCAGGAG AAATTTCCTACAGATACCAAATCCTTCATCCCAAACCGCcccaaaattag